In Stieleria varia, one genomic interval encodes:
- a CDS encoding SAM-dependent methyltransferase produces the protein MEILNESIYDHPKYYDLVFGADCAAETKFILGCAERHLSRPARRMFEPACGTGRLLHSLAKRGYTVGGLDLNPAAVDFCNARLARHGFDDRAFVADMSDFKVRGKWDVAFNTINSFRHLDSEAAAMGHMESMARAIRVGGLYLLGVHLTPTKAPPSESESWSARRGHLAVSTHMWTNSRNRKTRVERFGIRFDVHSPSRSFRIEDELVLRSYTVDQMAELIDRSKLWRIAETYDFSYDLKHPIKVDATSEDVVYALIRKPG, from the coding sequence ATGGAAATCCTCAACGAATCGATTTACGACCACCCCAAATATTACGACTTGGTATTTGGTGCCGACTGTGCCGCGGAGACCAAGTTCATCTTAGGCTGCGCCGAGCGGCATTTGAGCCGCCCGGCCAGGCGGATGTTTGAGCCGGCCTGTGGGACCGGACGTTTGCTACATTCGCTTGCAAAACGTGGCTACACCGTGGGCGGTTTGGACCTCAATCCGGCGGCCGTGGATTTTTGCAATGCCAGGCTGGCCCGACATGGATTCGATGATCGCGCTTTTGTCGCGGACATGTCGGATTTCAAAGTCCGGGGCAAGTGGGATGTTGCGTTCAACACGATCAACAGTTTCCGGCACTTGGACAGCGAAGCGGCCGCGATGGGGCACATGGAATCGATGGCCCGCGCGATTCGAGTCGGCGGGCTTTATTTGTTGGGTGTTCACCTGACACCGACGAAGGCGCCGCCCAGTGAGTCAGAGTCTTGGTCGGCGCGGCGCGGGCATTTGGCCGTCTCGACTCACATGTGGACCAACAGTCGCAACCGCAAGACTCGCGTCGAACGTTTCGGGATTCGGTTCGACGTTCACAGCCCGTCGCGAAGTTTTCGTATCGAAGACGAGCTGGTGCTGCGAAGTTATACGGTCGACCAGATGGCGGAATTGATCGACCGCAGCAAGCTTTGGCGGATCGCGGAAACGTATGACTTCAGTTACGACCTCAAGCACCCCATCAAGGTTGACGCGACCAGTGAAGATGTCGTGTACGCGCTGATCCGCAAACCCGGCTGA